GCAGCTAATTGGGCAACAGCCAATACGGTTAGCAATGATCGTTTCTTCAGTTTCATTCCATAACTCCTTCTAATCCTTTTTTGATATTTATTGAGGTCATACTATTAGACGCAAATTTTGGTAAAAAAGTTTCTCTGATCTGTTAATAATATTTACGATGATATAGAACATTGTAAAACCTATGAAAACTCCCGCAACAGCACGATGGCCATAGCGGGAGTTAAATATATATTATTTCACGATAGATGCTCCTGCAAATTCGTAGCCGCAATCATCTTTTTCCCGCTCCGATCATATCTCCATAGATGAACACCTGTGTCGCCAGTCGGGATATGAATGTCCGTATGATAAGGAAGATTCAAGAAGCTTCGGAATAACATCGAGATCATCCCGCCATGGGAGACAATGCATACTCTTTTCAAGTCAGGCCATTATTTTGCTCCATTAAATCATCGTCATAGGTAACGGGGACTTTTGTCGTTTCAGCTATTGCTGCCGCGGTCTGCTTGGCCCGGTTTAACGTGCTGGAGAAAATGGCATCCACGGTGTATTCACGATGAATCCACTCCGCTAGGAGCCGCGCCTGCTGCTGGCCAAGATCCGTTAGTGCATAGTCAGCCCGTCCTTCACACCGATTCAAAATATCCGCTTCCGATTGTCCATGCCTGACGACCAGAATCTCAACCATGTCTTATCCCCCCTTTTTTTCACGCTTACGGCTCTATAGCTTATTACCAACCGCAATCCAGCGCCCGTCCACATCCTCAAATACAAACTCATGATTGTTATAATCCGTCGTCGACAAGGCTCTGACAATCTTCACGTCCAAATCGATAAGCTTTTGCTGGATTTCCCGTTGTCCATAAGTAATAAAATAAGCATCATACCCATATCCGTAACGGATTCGATTCGGAACAACCTCAATTTCCGTCTTCGTTAATACAATCTCAACAGAGTCCTTGTATAGGCACACATGCGGTTCTGCTGCATTAAAATAGTTCACAGCACGGAACCCGATTCGCTCATAAAACTCGCTGGTTTTCTCGAAGTTAGACGTCGGGAAAATTTGCAAGCAATGGGAAAACCCTTTATTCATCGTTCGATCTCCTGTTCGAGCTTATTTATGATCCTTCTCATTTCCACGCTTAAAATTCCCGGTCACATTAGCCAATTAGTTGGGCTCAGTTGATTGCATTTATCCACATTGCCCATCTTTTCATACTCCTCTAGATCGTAACTCTACGGTTTATTCTTTAATTCACGTATATCTTTGATCATGAGATCGAGTCTCTCAATGATTCTCTCGTCATTATCCAACTTCTTTTTGAGTCTGACCTCAATCACAATGAGTTCAATGATAAGCACCACGATAAGAACGCCGATGATCATAGCCCGCTCCTTTCTGAACCTGCTTTAATGCTTTATTTAACCAGCTCTTTAATCAGATACAGATTCAAATCGTCATCCGCACATACCATGTCACCGGGCACCACAGGTTCATTGCTGTACATAATCCCGTTGCCATCAGGAATATAACCGCGACGGACATAGATTCTTTGTGCCGCACCATAGTCTCTGTACAATCCCACGCCGATACCGATACGCGGCATTTTTTGGCGGACGATGTTCTCGAATTCTTCTAGGATGCTGTTAGCTATGCCGTTTCTCTGGTACGCTGGGAACACATTCAGATCATTGATTTCCGGAATATTCTGATCTCGAAAATATGGATAACTCGATTCGTATTTCAAGTGGGAAACACCAGTCAGCTCCTCATGAACAAAAGCCAACAAGGTGACACGCTTGCCGATTTGGTTCTCATATTCGCAATAATCATAATACTCATCCGGGCGATTTATATTTTGCTGTTGAAACGCTTCTTTCCAGATGCTTTTCAGCTCCGTGTTATCTAACACCTTTAATGTAACGTCCATTGGTTTACCTCGCTGTTATGTATTTTAATGGTAGGATTCAACCCTGATATTGTCTCATCTAAAATCTCGCATGCCTGCCTCAAACGCCTCAGCGTCTTGATGAATGACTCCATGCAGCGCCTCTTGCAAGGCAAATGTGCTTCTATAAAAATGTACACGCTCCGCAATTCGGTCTCCATTCGGATACATGGCGATGCACTTTTCGAAGAACTCTTGACCGTACCCCGACAGAATTCCCGCTAGATCATAAGCCGGATCTCCAATCCCAGAGCCTCCAAAATCTATAATACCCGTAATTCGGCCTTTCTCCGGACTCCAGAGGATGTTGGACGTGCCAAAATCACCATGAATGCAGGTTGGACGAATGTCATGATTCGCAGGGTTGTTCAGAAACCTGGTGAAGTTGCTTGAGATTTCCTCTTGTGCATCAGGCCTGATATAACGAAACAAATGGTCTTGAATTTGAGTGTACAATCCGGACATCTCTTCGTGGACATTTACGATATTCGTATCGTCAGCAATCCATTCATTGATCTCCACAGCATGAAGTTGAACGAGAAATTCGACCAACTGTTCCGCTACCCTATCCTCGATGTTCGAATTCCGGTGTGGAAGCAGATCTTCTGTCCATAACGGTTGACCTTCGATTAACGGATAGCCCATGAACATTTTGCCCACCTGCATATCGTCAAATGAAACATACATCGGATTCGGTATAGGCAGCGTTACCTTGGTCTTAATCCCATTCAATAACTGTGTTTCTCTGATCATGGCTTTGAGACTTGCTGCGTACTTAGGAAATCTGAAGACAAGCGTTTGATTCACAATCAACACATCGTTGTTCTGACCGATGCTGTCAATCTCAACATCTTGAATATGTAAATGTGGATAAACTTCTTGTATGCGCTGGGTATATGATGGATTCATGTATAAACTCCTTCTACTTGCGAATGTCATTAACCTCTATTTTAATGCTTTTCCTTAACTTGGTAAATCATTACAGAGCAATTTTGCAATTTCGTTGGAATTACTCTTGCATGACAAGCCCAAAGATGACATTATATTCCACGTAAGAAATCTGTCGCGATGAGGAGAGAATCCGGAAATGAAAAATTTAGGGAAAGTGCTGGCTGTAACTCTGCTTACGATCTGTTACATAGGGACGCATAGTGGAGTTGCGCTTGCAGATGAGACTCCGTTCAAGGATGTACCATTGAATCATTGGGGTTACTCTCACATTCAATGGGCCGTGGAGCAAGACGTGGTTGACGGGTATCCGGATGGAACATTCAAGCCGAAACGGACCGTGACACAAAGCGAATTTTTGACGATGCTCATTCGAGCTGCCTACCCGAAGGTTATCCCTGACGACTCCTCAACGACACCATGGGAAGAACCCTATATCACGTATGCCCGGAACTTAGGCTGGAAGGCTGCGTCACCGAAGAAGAAGCTTACGCGCGGATTGGCAGCTCAGTTGTTGGCGAACGCCACCGGCAAAAATTACGATCTAAAGGATTCTATCCAATACATGCTTGACTTGGGCCTTGCACAAGGGATATCAGGAAAAAACATCGAGGGCTATCAAGCAAATCAAGAAATCACACGTGCTGAGGCCGTGACCCTAATCGAGAGGTTCTCCATGAAATACAATAAGCTCCATAACGTATCATCAAGCTTGGAGTTATACTCTCATGCTGATTTATTCCACGAGTATACAAACAGCACCTATCACTTTCGACTCGAGATTCCCAAGAGCTGGGACACGCGCTATGAAGTCCGTGATCAATCCATCTGGAACAGCCATCATCTGAACTTCGTCAATACAATGACTCAAGGCACGCTGTTCACCATCTCCGTCTGGTCCAAGAATGACTGGGCTAAGCAGGAGGAAGAAATCAAGGGACAAATACCAGCTGTACAGCTCGGGGAACGAGGCAATCAGGTGTATGTATTCCACACACCTACTGATGTCCAATACGATCCATCGAATGATAACGCCAAGAACGAGTATCAAGGCATGTTTTTGGACGTACAAAATATCAAAAGTTCGTTCCAAATTTCCGATAAGTAACTTTTCTTAATTTAAAAGCGGCCAGGACAAGTGTCCTAGCCGCTTTTTCCTTCTGATAACTAATGCTATATAACAGTCTTACTAAAATGAGCTATGATCTCGCCTATTCTTTCATTCGTTCTGCCCGAATAATTCTACGGATCGATTGCTCTGTTAAATAATATCGTTCTGACAATGTACGGATGGAGTCGCCATGCATATAACATTTGAAAATGTTCTGATTCCGAATATCCAGATCCTTCTTTACCCCGGTTTGCTCTCCCCAGGACTTCCGATTCTCCGACTTTCTCGGAATATAAATATAACTTCCATCAATATATTGTTGAATGGTTTTGACTATGTGTTCAGGCAAAATATCTAGTGCTTTCTCGTATTTCATTCTCCCTGCTCCTATCTACATAGAATCTTGTAAATAGTGAGCAAAGCCGACACATGAAATATTGCAGCTCTAATTAATGTTGAAGAAGGCTCCGAACAAATTCTCTGCTCGATATTTCCGTGCTGCTTTGCCCGGAGCCTGATTTAACGACTTGAACGGTTGTGCTTCTAATGTGAGCCATCATGATTTTCACCTCGCCAAATTTGGATGATTCAAAGTTCACTCGCTTCTACTCTCTATTCTAACAAATTCAATTTCCTTTGCACCAGGCTCGAATAACAAAATAACGGATAAGCGATCCACATTCCCGTTCGAGTCCGTAAGAAAAGTCGCTTTGGTTTTAATATCAAACTCCGTAACAT
Above is a window of Paenibacillus sp. FSL K6-1330 DNA encoding:
- a CDS encoding histidine phosphatase family protein, yielding MVEILVVRHGQSEADILNRCEGRADYALTDLGQQQARLLAEWIHREYTVDAIFSSTLNRAKQTAAAIAETTKVPVTYDDDLMEQNNGLT
- a CDS encoding VOC family protein — protein: MNKGFSHCLQIFPTSNFEKTSEFYERIGFRAVNYFNAAEPHVCLYKDSVEIVLTKTEIEVVPNRIRYGYGYDAYFITYGQREIQQKLIDLDVKIVRALSTTDYNNHEFVFEDVDGRWIAVGNKL
- a CDS encoding GNAT family N-acetyltransferase; this translates as MDVTLKVLDNTELKSIWKEAFQQQNINRPDEYYDYCEYENQIGKRVTLLAFVHEELTGVSHLKYESSYPYFRDQNIPEINDLNVFPAYQRNGIANSILEEFENIVRQKMPRIGIGVGLYRDYGAAQRIYVRRGYIPDGNGIMYSNEPVVPGDMVCADDDLNLYLIKELVK
- a CDS encoding aminoglycoside phosphotransferase family protein, with the protein product MNPSYTQRIQEVYPHLHIQDVEIDSIGQNNDVLIVNQTLVFRFPKYAASLKAMIRETQLLNGIKTKVTLPIPNPMYVSFDDMQVGKMFMGYPLIEGQPLWTEDLLPHRNSNIEDRVAEQLVEFLVQLHAVEINEWIADDTNIVNVHEEMSGLYTQIQDHLFRYIRPDAQEEISSNFTRFLNNPANHDIRPTCIHGDFGTSNILWSPEKGRITGIIDFGGSGIGDPAYDLAGILSGYGQEFFEKCIAMYPNGDRIAERVHFYRSTFALQEALHGVIHQDAEAFEAGMRDFR
- a CDS encoding S-layer homology domain-containing protein yields the protein MKNLGKVLAVTLLTICYIGTHSGVALADETPFKDVPLNHWGYSHIQWAVEQDVVDGYPDGTFKPKRTVTQSEFLTMLIRAAYPKVIPDDSSTTPWEEPYITYARNLGWKAASPKKKLTRGLAAQLLANATGKNYDLKDSIQYMLDLGLAQGISGKNIEGYQANQEITRAEAVTLIERFSMKYNKLHNVSSSLELYSHADLFHEYTNSTYHFRLEIPKSWDTRYEVRDQSIWNSHHLNFVNTMTQGTLFTISVWSKNDWAKQEEEIKGQIPAVQLGERGNQVYVFHTPTDVQYDPSNDNAKNEYQGMFLDVQNIKSSFQISDK
- a CDS encoding CD3324 family protein — protein: MKYEKALDILPEHIVKTIQQYIDGSYIYIPRKSENRKSWGEQTGVKKDLDIRNQNIFKCYMHGDSIRTLSERYYLTEQSIRRIIRAERMKE